The Bacteriovorax sp. PP10 nucleotide sequence TGTTCCGCCAAAAGAAATATGAAAGATATCATTTGCAGTAGAAATTATCAGGTTATGGGGGGAGAGTTTCAGTTTCTGTGCTTCCCTCAGTCTTTTTTATCTAAAAAAGATGTATACAGGCTATTTGACGAAGCTTATGACGAAGTCAAAAGAATCGAAGTTAAGTTCACTGACTTTAGGCCAGGATTCTTTAATGATATTAATAAATATGCTGGAGTTCGACCTGTAGAGGTTGATGAAGAAACAATTTATTTAATTAAAGAGTCCATGACTGTTTCACAAAAATCTCATGGAACATTTGATATTAGTTTTGCCAGCATTGGACATCTTTGGCGGGCACAGAAAGAACAAAATAAAGTTCTTGAGCAAGAAACGATTAAAGAACATTTAAAGTTTATTGATTATAAACTGATTCAAATTGATGAAGTGAATAAAACAGTTTATCTGCCTTATCCACAAATGAAAATCGGGCTTGGAGGAATTGGCAAAGGTTATGCTGTCGATCAGGTTTATAAATATTTTATTAAAAAAGGTCTTTATAATTTTTATATCAATGGAGCAGGAGATATCAGAGTTCATAGTCGATTAGATGCTCCCAGGAAATGGCGTATTGGAATTAGAAATCCATTATCAGCAGATGCCAGTAAATCAGTAGGAATCATTCAGATGGGAGAGGGGGCGATCGCTTCTTCCGGTGGATATATTCATAATGTAAATGGAGATAAGTTTAATCATCATATCATTCATCCTAAGACCGGAATTTCCACTAAAGAAGTCATTGCCAGCACCGTGATTGCAAATGATGCCATTACCGCTGATACGACGGCCACAATCTTAATGAATATGGGGAAAGTTGAAGCTGTAAATTATTTGAATGAACACAATCTTAATGGGCTCGTGTTTTGTTCAGAGGGACGAAGTTATCTCTCAAATAGAGCTTTAAATAATTTTGGAATGTCTCTGAGTTAGTGGCACATATGCTCCGTAACAATCCCGCTTTCTTTTGCTTTGCTATGAAGGTCGTAATAGGCCATGACTCGGAAGCTAACAGTCAGTAAACCAATTAACACAAGAGTCGCACCATAGGTTTTTGGAAGTTTATTTCTTAACGGATTTAAAATCTTTCTTAAAATATGTGGGGCCGTCACCATTGATGGGACAGTACCAAGCCAAAAGAAAAACATAGAGATGAGTGCCATTAAGGGGTGTTGAACGGCCACTCCACCAAGAACAACTCCATAGAGCAGACCACAGGGCAGAAAAATAGAAATAAGGCCTGTAAAAAAAGATTTAGAAAAATTTACGTTTTTATAGACAAGTTTTTTCCATAAGTAAGAATACAATTTCCCCATGAATTTAGGCATTGGTAGTTCTGCTTTTTTTCCTCGCCAGTTTTGAATTCCCCAATATAAAAAAAGCAGGCCGATGACCAGGCCAGGGATGATGGCGATAGCAGGGGAAGTTTGTTCAAATTTAAACAGACTCCCTATGAAGCCTGCAAAGAGTCCTAGTCCTAAATAGCCAAGCAGTCGTCCTAGCTGATAGCGAATGATATCGTTATTTTTATCACATGTTGCTGTGACAAGTCCCCCGCACATTCCAACACAGTGAAGACTTCCCCCGAGCCCCGCTATAAAAGAAACCCAGGGAAAAAAGTTTTGAAAGTTAGTGAGTAGGTCCGACAAGTACGACCTCCTTTGTTGCAACTACTTCGCTTGTTGTTTGATCATAGACATCAACATTTATTTTCTTCGCACCGTCTACTAGGATCTCCGGAGAAAATCTAAAAAAGATAATCACGCGCTTTTCATGTTGGTCTACAGGAAGTGGAGAGACTGGTGTGACGATTTTGACTTTATCTACCAGTGTAGGATCAGTCATTTTAAAAATTAAATTATAGGTACGACTCCCTTGGTGATTAAGCTTGAGAGTAAAGCGATTTGTCACTTCATTCACGTTTTGAGTATAAGTTTCCTTTCCTCTCATGAAGATCAATTGCAGTTTAGAGCTGTTATTTAAGAAAGCGAAAATACTTCCAAGAAATAGGAGTGTGATGCAGATATAGATTATCGAGCGTACGGTTATAATTTTTCTCTCACCACCCTGAAGCTCAACTTCTGAACCATAACGAATCAGCCCGGTAGGTTTTTTTATTTTAATCATGATCTCATCACAAGCATCAATACAGTTTGTGCAAGCAATGCATTCCAGCTGAGTTCCTCTTCTAATATCAATCCCCGTAGGGCAGACCTTTACGCAATTATAGCAGTTGATACAATCACCTTCGTCTGATCTCTCGACTTCAGTTGTCCCTCTTCGTGGTTCGCCTCGTTTAACATCGTAAGCAATTACAAGTGAGTTCTCATCCATCATTACAGACTGCATTCTGCCATAAGGGCATGCAATAATACAAAACTGCTCTCTAAACCAGCCAAAGTCTAATAAGAAAATACCTGAGATGATCATTGTCGCAATAAACATCCCAACATGGTTAATCGGATTTTGCATGGTCATTTGAAATAATTCTCGAGGGCCCACAAAGTATCCGATAAAGGTATGAGCGATATGTAGAGAGATAACAGTGAAGACTAACCACTTCATTGATTTTTTAAATAATTTACTAAAGCTCATCGGAGCTTGCTCTAATTCGCGCCTTTGTCTGGGAGTCCCTTCAAAGAACGTTTCAACTTTCATAAAAAGCGCTTGAATGAAAACGGTCTGTGGACAACCCCATCCACACCAGACTCGTCCAAAAAGACTGGTCATGAAAGCAATAAAAAAAAGTGAGGAGATAGCAATCAGAAAAAACAAAATCGGGTCCACTCCAAAAAAAGTGAACCCGATAAAAGTAAATTCTCTATTAAAGATATCAACCAGCAGTGCTGGTTTTCCTTTGATGTAAATCCAGGGAAGAACGAGGTAGAGCACAATCAAAAACCAATAGACAATATGCCTTCTGTTTTTCCATGGGCCCTGAACATCCTCAGGGTGCAAATACACCCTGTGGCCTTGTTCATCTGTGGTAGCAAGTCGTTCGGCGTCCAGATCAAATCTATTCTTACTCAACTTTATTTCCTTGAGGTGCTTTACCTTGTGGTTGATGTGTTAAGTGCAGAGTCTGCACATAGGCCACAACCTGATAAATTTCATCTCTACTTAAAACTTCAGACCAGTTCGGCATTCCGTTCTCCACAACGCCATTAAAGACGACTGGATAAATTGTATCGGGAGTTCCTTTGGCCCATAGCCAGTACTCATCAGTTAAGTTTGGCCCGATATCTCCACGGCCTTTTTCCATATGGCAGGCCACACAGTTGTTGGTAAAAACTTCTTCACCTTTTTTTATTTCAGCAGGTGTTGAGTGTACGCTATAAATCTCATGGTTAAAGAGACCTTCTTTCTTTTTAAACTCAGCTTGAGAAGCAACAATGACTGCATAGTCTTTGTTGAATTCATCGCGCAAACTAGGGCCGCCTAAAAATTGATAATAAGCAAAATAGGCGACAGCATAAGCAATGCCGGCGTAAAACATGAAGGCCCACCACGAAGGAAGAGGATGGTTTAATTCCTGAATCCCATCGTAACTATGGTCGAGCAATAAATGTTTTTCATCTTCCTGCACATGAAGTTTAGTTTCTTCTTTCACTCTTCGCCTCCTCAAGCGGTAACATCGACGCTTGGTCGTAAACTTCTTTATTTTCTTTTTTATAAGTCCAATAAGTGTAAAGACTAAAACACGCAATAAAGATGATCAGTCCTGTTATTGGAAGCCACGGCAAATTAAACTGACTTAAAGCTTCTTGTTTCATTGTGCAACCTCCACTGGTGTCTCCACTGATTTTCCATAATCCACACCGATGCGTTGAAGGTAAGCAATCAATGGAATAATTTCTTTGTCGAGTACAGCTGTAGGAACTCCGGCGGCGACTAAGTCATCTCTGATGGCCTCAGCTTGAGCTTTTGCAGCAAGAACGCTCCCTTCAATTTCCTTTTTTGTATAAGGAACACCTAACGTTTGCATCACTTGCATCTTTTTCATTAAACTTTCATAGTCAGCTTTGTCTGTGAAAAGCCAAGTGTAGCGAGGCATGATTGAACCAGCTGTCACTTCACGCGGATCCCACATATGGCGGTAGTGCCACATATTTGGATATTTTTGACCTACGCGAGCTAAATCAGGACCTGTTCTTTTTGATCCCCATTGAAATGGGTGATCGTAAACGAACTCAGCTGCTTCAGAAGCTTTTCCATAACGAAGAACTTCGTGAGTCATCGGTCTTACGGTTTGAGAGTGGCAAAGGTAACATCCTTCGCGGATATAAATATCTCGTCCCATAAGCTCAAGTGGAGTGTATGGTTTTACAATATCCATTTTCACGATAAAGTTTTTTGAAAGAACAGCAGGGACAAGCTCGATCCCAGTACCAACTAAAATGGCAACTAGAGATAGAACCGCGAAAATCATCGGCCATCCTTCAAGTCTTCTGTGAGTCGATGCACCTTTTTCAATTGAAGAGTCATCAAGAGCGTAAGCTTCTAAGATTGGCTCTTTTTCAATGTGACCAGATTTGGCCGTTTTATAAAGGTTGTACACCATGATAATCATCGAGATTAAAACCAGTGTTCCCCCGATCGCTCTTACCCAATACATCGGAACAATTTTAATAACTGTTTCAATAAAGTTTGGATAAACAAGTTTTCCAGAGGCATCCATCGCTCGCCACATTAGTGATTGAGAGATTCCGGCCACCCACATTGATACAACATAAAGAACAAGTCCGA carries:
- a CDS encoding FAD:protein FMN transferase — its product is MKDIICSRNYQVMGGEFQFLCFPQSFLSKKDVYRLFDEAYDEVKRIEVKFTDFRPGFFNDINKYAGVRPVEVDEETIYLIKESMTVSQKSHGTFDISFASIGHLWRAQKEQNKVLEQETIKEHLKFIDYKLIQIDEVNKTVYLPYPQMKIGLGGIGKGYAVDQVYKYFIKKGLYNFYINGAGDIRVHSRLDAPRKWRIGIRNPLSADASKSVGIIQMGEGAIASSGGYIHNVNGDKFNHHIIHPKTGISTKEVIASTVIANDAITADTTATILMNMGKVEAVNYLNEHNLNGLVFCSEGRSYLSNRALNNFGMSLS
- a CDS encoding sulfite exporter TauE/SafE family protein, translated to MSDLLTNFQNFFPWVSFIAGLGGSLHCVGMCGGLVTATCDKNNDIIRYQLGRLLGYLGLGLFAGFIGSLFKFEQTSPAIAIIPGLVIGLLFLYWGIQNWRGKKAELPMPKFMGKLYSYLWKKLVYKNVNFSKSFFTGLISIFLPCGLLYGVVLGGVAVQHPLMALISMFFFWLGTVPSMVTAPHILRKILNPLRNKLPKTYGATLVLIGLLTVSFRVMAYYDLHSKAKESGIVTEHMCH
- the ccoG gene encoding cytochrome c oxidase accessory protein CcoG gives rise to the protein MSKNRFDLDAERLATTDEQGHRVYLHPEDVQGPWKNRRHIVYWFLIVLYLVLPWIYIKGKPALLVDIFNREFTFIGFTFFGVDPILFFLIAISSLFFIAFMTSLFGRVWCGWGCPQTVFIQALFMKVETFFEGTPRQRRELEQAPMSFSKLFKKSMKWLVFTVISLHIAHTFIGYFVGPRELFQMTMQNPINHVGMFIATMIISGIFLLDFGWFREQFCIIACPYGRMQSVMMDENSLVIAYDVKRGEPRRGTTEVERSDEGDCINCYNCVKVCPTGIDIRRGTQLECIACTNCIDACDEIMIKIKKPTGLIRYGSEVELQGGERKIITVRSIIYICITLLFLGSIFAFLNNSSKLQLIFMRGKETYTQNVNEVTNRFTLKLNHQGSRTYNLIFKMTDPTLVDKVKIVTPVSPLPVDQHEKRVIIFFRFSPEILVDGAKKINVDVYDQTTSEVVATKEVVLVGPTH
- a CDS encoding cbb3-type cytochrome c oxidase N-terminal domain-containing protein, with product MKEETKLHVQEDEKHLLLDHSYDGIQELNHPLPSWWAFMFYAGIAYAVAYFAYYQFLGGPSLRDEFNKDYAVIVASQAEFKKKEGLFNHEIYSVHSTPAEIKKGEEVFTNNCVACHMEKGRGDIGPNLTDEYWLWAKGTPDTIYPVVFNGVVENGMPNWSEVLSRDEIYQVVAYVQTLHLTHQPQGKAPQGNKVE
- a CDS encoding cbb3-type cytochrome oxidase subunit 3, with protein sequence MKQEALSQFNLPWLPITGLIIFIACFSLYTYWTYKKENKEVYDQASMLPLEEAKSERRN